A window of Candidatus Zixiibacteriota bacterium genomic DNA:
GTGGTGGCGGCAGCGTTCGGTTATCTCGCCATGAACGAATCGGTCGACGTAAAAGTCAGCATCACACCGTTCGAGATGTTCACCTGGCTGGCCTGTTCGGGCGCGATCGGCGTGTTCTTCTCGGCTATGTTCCGAAGATATTTTGTGGACGATCCGGAGATGATTTTCGCCGACGGTGTCGCCGCGGCGGAGACGATAAACGTGCTCGACCAGGGCGGGGCGGCCGGGCCTCGGCTGAAGATTCTCGGGGTCGCGGCGCTGGCCGGGGCGATAGTTTCGTTTCTTCGCGATGCCATCGGTCTGCTGGCCAATCTCGGCCTGGCCATGCGGTACCGGATCGGCATCGAATGGAGCCTCCTCAATGTCGGGACCGGCCTGTTGATCGGGATGAATGTGGGCATGTCCATGCTGTTGGGCACGGCCGTAGTCTGGTTTTTCGGGCCGATGGTCATGGAAAAGGCCGGGATGTTTATCGTGCAGAACTCGGTCGCCCCCCAATACTGGGAGCAGGTGCAGGCGTTGGCCGGTTCGGGCACGCTGGATGCCGCGCAGACAGAGTTTCTTCAGCAGCACGGTGGCATGATGGCCGGTTACCTCTCCGGCAATCACTTCTCGATTGTCATGCTTTGGTTCATGTGGCCGGCGACCGCGCTGATGATATTCGCCGCCCTCACCGCGGTGCTGCTCAAATGGCGCTCGATAGCCACCATGTTCCGTGAGCTCCGGTCCGCCAAAGCGCCGGGGCAGGAGCGGACCGATGTGTCCCTTCGCACCATCATCATCATGAGCACGCTGTTCACGATCTTGTTAGCCGTAATACAAAACCTCCACTTCGCCATGCCCTACTGGCAGACCATCGCCGCTGTGGTTTGCGGCCTTCCCCTGATCCTGGTCGGCGTGCGGGTGCTGGGCGAGACCAATAACGGCCCGGTGTCACTGATGGCCAACACGCTGCAGGCGATTTTCCGCGCCTTCTCGCCGCATATCGGGCATAACCTGGTGGCGGCCGGAATGTCCGGCAACATCAACTCGCAGGGTGAGGGACTCATGCAGGTTTTCAAGACCGGCAAACTGGTGGGGTCGACTCCGCGCGTTCTCACCTGGGTGCAGTTCTGGGCGGTGCCGATAGGCGCGGCGGCAGTGGCGATAATGTACCCGGTACTAATCGGTCACTACGGATTAGGCGGCGATGGTCTCGCGGCGCCGACCGGCCTCAAGCTCGCCAACATGGCGGTGCTCATGTCCAAGGGGATAAGCGCCTTCCCGCCGGGCGCGCTGCTGTGGACGGTAATCGCCTCAAGTGCCGGCGTGCTCATAGCGCTATGTCGCGATCGGATGGGCTGGCGCTGGCTCCCCAGCGCGGCCGGGTTCGGCTTCGCGCTGATATTGCCCGGCACACTGAACATCCCGATCGGGCTGGGCGCACTTATCGGCTGGATCTGGCAGAAGTATTCCCCCGGGACCTACGAACGCAACTACGTGACCGTGGCCTCCGGGTTTATTGGCGGCGAGGCCCTGATCGCCGGTTTGATATTGCCGATCCTGTTTTACTTTGGCGTGTTCTAAACCGAAGTATGGGTACAACGCTCACGCTATGTGACCCGTTTTCTTCTTCTCCTGCTTGATCTGCCAGAGGCGCCAGTAAGTATAAACAACCGGAATGATTTCGAGTGTCAGGAAGGTCGAGCTGATCAGTCCGCCGACCATCGGTGCGGCGATTCGCTTCATGACATCGGCGCCCGTGCCGGTGGCCCAGAGCAGCGGTACCAGGCCGATCATGGTCGTGCTGACCGTCATCAGTTTGGGCCTCACCCGCATAACAGTCCCCTCCATGTGAGCCCAAATGATATCGTTGACGTCCCGAATTCTGCCGGCCTTTTTTCGTCGCTCGTATGCGTGGTCGAGATACAAGATCATTACGATACCCGTCTCCGTGGCCAAGCCCGCCAGCGCGATGATCCCGACCAGCGTCGCCGTCGAGTAGTTGTAGCCGAGGAAATACATCAGCCAGATGCTCCCCACCAGCGCGAACGGCACCGAAGCCAGCACAATGAGAGTCTCGGTGAAGTTGCGGAAATTCAGATACAACATGATGATAATCAGAATGAACGTGATCGGGATGACCACTTTCATCCGCTTGGCCATCAGTTCCAGTAGCTCGTACTGGCCGGTCCATTTCAGATAGTACCCGGGCGGAATCGGCACCTGCTCGGCAACGACCTGCTTGGCTTCGTTAACGTAGCCGCCGATATCCCGTTTGTTTTGGTCCATGTCGACGTAGACATATCCGACGAGCATGCCGTCTTCGTCCCGAATCATCGGCGGGCCGGTGGCTATTCGAATGTCAGCGACCTCACCCAGTGGTATGCTGGCGCGCCCCTCCGGCAGGCGCGTGGGCTTTCTGGCTGCCGATCTGTTCATGCCGCTCGCTGCCGGCATGCTCTGCACATTCATGCCGCCGGCGCCCCCCGGGAAAGACGTGCCGGAAGAGCCGCCGCCCATCTTTTCGTTTTCCATCTGAGCTACAGTCATCACACTTCGCAGCGCCTGATAGTCCACCCAGGGGTCGGCACCGGCGAGCAGCGGCGATGCCACACTTTGGGCAGGACGGTACCAACCCATGGTCATGCCATCAGATTGAGAGTCGGATCCTCCGGACGGCAACGGCACCAGCACTTCCTTCAGGCGGTCCACGTTCTGACGGAGATCGCGGGGATAGCGCACGTTGATCGAAAAGCGGTTGCGTCCCTCGATGGTCACCTCAACCGGCAATCCACCGATGGCGGCCTCGATCACATCCTGAACATCGCGCATGGTCAGCCCGTAACGAGCTATCTTGCCACGATCGGGGATTATGTCGATGAAGAACCCGCCGGTGTTACGATCTGAGTACACGGAGCGGGTGCCGGAAATCGATGATAGCGATTGCTCCAGTTCCATGCCGATGCGCTCGATTTCGGCCAAATCGTTCCCGAAAATCTTCACACCGATAGGCGTGCGAATGCCGGTGGAGAGCATGTCAATTCGGGTCTTGATCGGCATGGTCCAGGCGTTGGTCCAGCCGGGCATCTGCATCGCCTTGTCAAACTCGGCGATAAGTTCTTTCCAGGTGATAGTCCGCTCCTCCGGCCAGACGGGGCGAAGGACCTTCTTGAGAAAGTCCGGCGCCCAGCCCGAATACCAGCGCTTCTCGGGCACCTTGCGCCACTCGTCTGTCGGTCTCAACTGGACTGTCGTCTCGAGCATACTCAACGGGGCAGGATCAGTCGGGGTTTCCGCCCGACCAGCCTTCCCGTACACGGAAATCACTTCGGGGAACGACCGTATGACTCGGTCCTGAAATTGCATGTACTGCTTGGCCGCCTCGACGGAGATGTTCGGCAAAGTAGTAGGCATGTAGAGAATGTCACCCTCGTTCAGGGGCGGCATGAACTCCGAGCCGATTTTCGGGATCATCGGGATCGCCGAAACGATAGCCATGAGACCTATGAGAACGGTCGTCCTCGGATTGCGCAGAGCCACGAACACAAACGGCTTGTAAACTGAGATCAGGACGCGGGATACGGGATGCTTCGATTCTGGATGAATTTTCCCCCTTAGAAAAGTAACCATGAGCGCCGGCGCGAGTGTAACAGCGACAATCGCCGCGAAAAACATGGCGAAAGTCTTCGTATACGCCAATGGCGTAAACAGTCTTCCGCCCTGGCCGGTGAGGGCAAAAATCGGAAGGAAGCCGATCGTGATGATCAAAAGAGCATAGAAGATCGACGGGCCGACCTCCTTGGCCGCCGCGATAATGACCTCTATCCGCGGCACCGTGGCCGGGGCGTTCTCCATGCGCTTGTGGGCGTTCTCGACCAGCACGATACTGGCGTCAACCATCGCACCGATGGCGATGGCTATCCCACCGAGACTCATTATGTTCGAGTTGATCCCAAGAAAGTACATTGGAATAAACGCCAGTCCGACCGCGATCGGCAGCGCGATGATCGGCACGAGGGAACTGCCAAAATGCAGCAGAAAGATGATGATGATGGCGGCGACGACGACGCCTTCTTCTATCAAAGTGTCCTTCAGCGTGTCGATGGCCCTCGTGATCAGGTTGCTTCTATCGTAGACCGTTCTGACCTCGATACCTTCCGGGAACGATGGTTCCAGTTCTTCAAGCTTAGCCTTGACCCGCTCGATAACCGCCAGCGCGTTCTCGCCGTAGCGCATCACGACAATACCGCCCACCGCTTCACCCTCGCCGTCGAGCTCGCCGACACCGCGACGGATATCGGGGCCCAGGCTTACCCGAGCGACATTGCCGAGCAGAATCGGCGTACCGGTAGCGCTCTTACCCAGGCCGATCTGGCGTATCGCATCGAGACTCTGAATGTACCCTTTGCCACGAATGAAGTACTCCCGCTCGGTAAGCTCGAGCACCCGGCCGCCGACATCATTGTTGCTTGCGCGAATCGCCCGGCTGACATCGCCGATACTGAGACCATAGGCACGGAGTTTCTCCGGATCGACTTCCACCTGGTACTGCTTTTGGTAACCGCCGATACTGGCGACCTCGGCCACTCCGGGCAGCGATGCCAGTGCGTATCTCAGGTTGAAGTC
This region includes:
- a CDS encoding OPT/YSL family transporter, producing MSHRPEITWQSVTGAIVVSAIISMAYPYIVLKLGMGPNMSVLAAFLGAIFLSVTAMATRGRNAVQNNIIQSAATSAVSTAFMCVVAAAFGYLAMNESVDVKVSITPFEMFTWLACSGAIGVFFSAMFRRYFVDDPEMIFADGVAAAETINVLDQGGAAGPRLKILGVAALAGAIVSFLRDAIGLLANLGLAMRYRIGIEWSLLNVGTGLLIGMNVGMSMLLGTAVVWFFGPMVMEKAGMFIVQNSVAPQYWEQVQALAGSGTLDAAQTEFLQQHGGMMAGYLSGNHFSIVMLWFMWPATALMIFAALTAVLLKWRSIATMFRELRSAKAPGQERTDVSLRTIIIMSTLFTILLAVIQNLHFAMPYWQTIAAVVCGLPLILVGVRVLGETNNGPVSLMANTLQAIFRAFSPHIGHNLVAAGMSGNINSQGEGLMQVFKTGKLVGSTPRVLTWVQFWAVPIGAAAVAIMYPVLIGHYGLGGDGLAAPTGLKLANMAVLMSKGISAFPPGALLWTVIASSAGVLIALCRDRMGWRWLPSAAGFGFALILPGTLNIPIGLGALIGWIWQKYSPGTYERNYVTVASGFIGGEALIAGLILPILFYFGVF
- a CDS encoding efflux RND transporter permease subunit gives rise to the protein MIKAIIDFCARNRSVVIIGTLFACLGAWYSIENIPLDAIPDLSDVQVILWTEWMGRSPDLVEDQVTYPIVTALLSAPHVTAVRGYSMFGMSFVYVIFDEGTDIYWARSRVLEYMKQFEGKLPKGVTPIIGPDASSVGWVFQYALVDTTGRHDLSEMRTFQDFNLRYALASLPGVAEVASIGGYQKQYQVEVDPEKLRAYGLSIGDVSRAIRASNNDVGGRVLELTEREYFIRGKGYIQSLDAIRQIGLGKSATGTPILLGNVARVSLGPDIRRGVGELDGEGEAVGGIVVMRYGENALAVIERVKAKLEELEPSFPEGIEVRTVYDRSNLITRAIDTLKDTLIEEGVVVAAIIIIFLLHFGSSLVPIIALPIAVGLAFIPMYFLGINSNIMSLGGIAIAIGAMVDASIVLVENAHKRMENAPATVPRIEVIIAAAKEVGPSIFYALLIITIGFLPIFALTGQGGRLFTPLAYTKTFAMFFAAIVAVTLAPALMVTFLRGKIHPESKHPVSRVLISVYKPFVFVALRNPRTTVLIGLMAIVSAIPMIPKIGSEFMPPLNEGDILYMPTTLPNISVEAAKQYMQFQDRVIRSFPEVISVYGKAGRAETPTDPAPLSMLETTVQLRPTDEWRKVPEKRWYSGWAPDFLKKVLRPVWPEERTITWKELIAEFDKAMQMPGWTNAWTMPIKTRIDMLSTGIRTPIGVKIFGNDLAEIERIGMELEQSLSSISGTRSVYSDRNTGGFFIDIIPDRGKIARYGLTMRDVQDVIEAAIGGLPVEVTIEGRNRFSINVRYPRDLRQNVDRLKEVLVPLPSGGSDSQSDGMTMGWYRPAQSVASPLLAGADPWVDYQALRSVMTVAQMENEKMGGGSSGTSFPGGAGGMNVQSMPAASGMNRSAARKPTRLPEGRASIPLGEVADIRIATGPPMIRDEDGMLVGYVYVDMDQNKRDIGGYVNEAKQVVAEQVPIPPGYYLKWTGQYELLELMAKRMKVVIPITFILIIIMLYLNFRNFTETLIVLASVPFALVGSIWLMYFLGYNYSTATLVGIIALAGLATETGIVMILYLDHAYERRKKAGRIRDVNDIIWAHMEGTVMRVRPKLMTVSTTMIGLVPLLWATGTGADVMKRIAAPMVGGLISSTFLTLEIIPVVYTYWRLWQIKQEKKKTGHIA